A single genomic interval of Streptomyces sp. BA2 harbors:
- a CDS encoding HAD family hydrolase — translation MARLHLFDLDGTLLHGTAAPVEISRQLGLDAEIAELEREFVAQRIDSPQYAARVHALWADLTDTQVTAAFDGAPWLMGIRETWAEIREGGDYCAVISLSPSFFVERLLGWGAHAAHGSRFPAVPFTEPVNPTGILNAAAKVKIADRLCEEFGVGRSDCVAYGDSLSDLELFGAVPVSVAVNADQRLVGLATHSYVGRDLRKAYELVCGAR, via the coding sequence ATGGCACGCCTTCACCTCTTCGACCTGGACGGAACGCTGCTGCACGGCACGGCGGCTCCCGTGGAGATCTCGCGCCAGCTCGGCCTCGATGCCGAGATCGCGGAGCTGGAACGGGAATTCGTGGCGCAGCGGATCGACTCGCCCCAGTACGCGGCCCGTGTGCACGCCCTGTGGGCGGACCTCACGGACACGCAGGTCACAGCGGCTTTCGACGGAGCGCCGTGGCTGATGGGGATCCGGGAAACCTGGGCCGAGATCCGGGAGGGCGGCGACTATTGCGCGGTGATCTCGCTGTCGCCGTCGTTCTTCGTGGAGAGGCTGCTCGGCTGGGGCGCGCATGCCGCGCACGGGTCGCGTTTCCCCGCCGTGCCGTTCACCGAGCCGGTGAATCCGACGGGCATTCTCAATGCCGCGGCCAAGGTGAAGATCGCGGACCGGCTCTGTGAAGAGTTCGGGGTGGGGCGGTCCGATTGCGTCGCTTATGGCGACTCGCTCTCGGACCTGGAGCTGTTCGGAGCGGTGCCTGTTTCGGTCGCTGTCAATGCGGATCAGCGGCTGGTTGGGCTCGCTACCCACTCTTATGTCGGGCGTGATCTGCGTAAGGCGTATGAATTGGTGTGCGGCGCCCGGTAA